AATTGGTTTCGGCTATGATGTTCATCGCTTTACAGAAGGTGAGGCCCTTCTCATGGGAGGGGTCAAGATACCTTTTCATCAAAAACTGGAAGGTCACTCTGATGCAGATGTACTGCTGCATGCGATTACGGATGGGCTTCTGGGGGCGGCCGCACTCGGTGACATCGGTTCTCATTTTCCCGATACGGATCCCGCCTACAAGGATGCCGACAGCAGAGTGCTTCTGCGCAAGAGTTATCAACTTGTGAAGGAAAAAGGCTATGAGCTGGGCAACCTGGATGCGACCATCATTGCCGAACGTCCTAAATTTCGTCCATACATCGACAGCATGCGCTCATCACTTGCCGAAAACCTGGATTGTGATGCAGATCGTGTATCCATCAAGGCTACAACAAATGAGAGAATGGGTTTCGCCGGAAGACAAGAAGGAATTGCAGTTCATGCCGTGGTGCTGATAAAACGAATCAATGAAGCCTGATGGAAGCTTACCTGGAGCAGATCGTTGACTGGATACTTACGCTCTCTCCGCTGAGTATCTACACGATTTTTTTCCTGGTAGCCTATATTGAAAATATTATTCCACCGCTCCCCGGCGATGTACTTGTTGCCTTCGGAGGGTACCTGGCAGCCGAACAGATTATAGGGTTTGTGCCTGTATTGATTATCACCACACTGGCTTCGGTAATTGGATTCATGAATATGTATCTCTTTGGAAAATATTTTGGAGACCGGATCGAAGTG
Above is a window of Rhodohalobacter mucosus DNA encoding:
- the ispF gene encoding 2-C-methyl-D-erythritol 2,4-cyclodiphosphate synthase, with protein sequence MDTFRIGFGYDVHRFTEGEALLMGGVKIPFHQKLEGHSDADVLLHAITDGLLGAAALGDIGSHFPDTDPAYKDADSRVLLRKSYQLVKEKGYELGNLDATIIAERPKFRPYIDSMRSSLAENLDCDADRVSIKATTNERMGFAGRQEGIAVHAVVLIKRINEA